From the bacterium genome, the window GGCGCCCGCCGCTGCGCTCGTCCCCGCCGTCCTCCGCCCAGAGCAGTCCGTTGGTGATCTCGTTGCCCAGTTGAACGATCGATAGAGGTATTTCATGTCGATAGAAGGTCTCGACGACGTCCCTTGTGTAGGAATGGACCTCGTCGATGAGCTGGCCGATGCCGTGGCGTCGCCAGGCGCGAGGCTTCTTTTGACAACCGGGGTCGGCCCAAGTGTCGGAGTAGTGGAGCGCGATGTAGACCCGCAATCCACGGTCGGCGGCGGCTTTCGCCCGCCGCAGGGTCCGTGCCAGACTCATGGCCTTTCCGTCACCCACCCAGACGCTCAGGCGAACCGTGTCGACGCCGTGGTCCGCCAGGATCGCCGCGGTGGCAGGCGCATCGTCCTCGTGGCAATGGGAAAAATCGACACCGCGGAAGAAGGGAACCGGGCGCTTGAGTTTCATTTTGCTAGGTCCTCCGGATTCGTGAACGGACGGGGTCCGAGCACTGATTTGGTAGGCGGGGCCAGCCTGGCACCCGCTTCCATAGTATTGATAAGCCGAATCGAAGTTGAGGCCCAGCAACATGCGGCAGAAAAATCGCGCCCGCGGATGCCGTTGGTTTCCGATGGTCGAGTCGAGGCCCGGATGCGTGATCAGCGCCGGCAAGATCCGGTAGGCGACAAGCTCGACGTGCCCGGCCCGGGGATTGCGCGGCAGCCTCCAGAAAAACGGATATTGGTCGGCCCTCTGAACCGAGGCGAAGTGCGCGTACATTTGGAAGTCGAGCGGGTTTAACAGGGGGCGGGTTACCCGGAGCAGTCTTTGGGCCCCGGAAAGGCGGATCATGTAACCGTCGGTCCCCGCACCGCCCGGCACATCCGCGTAGGAGAATCGCCGGCCGGGATGTCGAACCGATCCGGCCAGCGAGCGGTCGTTCAAGAGCACGATATCGGCGTCGTCGGGCAGGTCCCAGTCCCCGATGTCCGTGGGAATGGGCGAAGCCAGGCGCGCGTCGTCCTCCAGGACGATCGCCCAGGGAATCTCCTGCTCGACGATATGCCGCCAAAGGCGGATATGGCTTGCGCCGCAGCCAATTTCGCCGGCCGCCCAGGGGCCAAATCCACGGATATCGACGTCGCAAGGTTGTTCCGCCGATGCGACGAGCGTCTTTCCGTTGGTGGCGGGCCAACGCTCGAACGATACGCCCATGGAGGTGAGATTCTGGGCGATCTCCCCCATTCTTGCCGTATCCCGATCGAGGTTAATGACGAAAACACGAGGGTTGACCTGAGGCATCCGCTTACCCCGCTCGCAGAACTCGACCGAGGCATGCCGTTCCAATGATCCGCTTTTTCATGGCGCCCCTGCCCTGTTGTTGAAATTTTTTGTAAGTACAAAAATTAACGACAACGCTCTCGTCTGTCAATCCGACACTGATCAAGATTCAAAAAATCACTAAAAATGATGAGAGGTCGGCGCTCGACGGGGACAAAAAATCATCTCAGCGAATGACGGCAAATGCTCAACTATTGGGCATCTCAGCGGACAGGCATCTTGTCGCCGGAAAGAAATTAATCGTGTAGGCGAAAGCGGTTCCTTCGGAAAAGGGAATTTGCCGGGTTCCGAGCTGCAATTCCGACGGGAGCAGAGGAGCTTTTTGCTCCCGAAAAAATTCCAAGAGCGAGGATTTCATTCGGGCGAGCTCGGATTCCTCGGGCCGCTTTCCGGCGAAGATCTGGAAGAATCCCAGAGAATCCAGCCGTAGGCTCGGGTCCGGCTCGTGAACCGCGGGCGCTCCCTTCGCCGGCGGCAAATTCAAGGCCCGCCTCACTCCCAGCCCGACGGCTTTCAAGAGATGGACTCCGCCGGCCCTTAAATAATGATCGTGAAAAAGCCGAACCGGCGACGGATCCGACGCCGAGGGCTCCAGCCTTCGGTAAGACTCGAGGGCGTCGTGAAAGAGAGTTGGCTGTTTTTTGTGCAGCTCAGCCACCTCGCGCAACGAGAGGCCCGGTTTATCGTCCAGGCAGGCATAGCGGCGGTAAATCTGAATTTCGTTGGAGACCAATTTCCAGTCAATCGTCATGGGCGTGCCCTCATTTTTGGCAATGCACGTTTTATCGGCGAGGTCCGAGTTTTGTTTCCGACCTGTGCGTCAAACTTTATTCGTAGCGCAGAGCCTCGATCGGATGCAAGCGCGAGGCCTTCCGCGCCGGCCACAGCCCGAACAGGATCCCCACCGCGGCCGAAAAACCGATGGCCAGCAGCACCGCGTCCGGCGAGACCTCCGCCGTCCAACCGGCGAAGCGGCTCATCGCCCAGGTCGCCGTCCAGCCCAGGGTGATGCCCAAAAGGCCGCCGATGAGGCTGACCACGCCGGCTTCGATGAGGAACTGCGCCAGGATGTCGCTGCGCTTGGCGCCCACCGCCTTGCGGAGGCCGATCTCGCGAGTGCGCTCGGTGACGGAGACCAGCATGATGTTCATGATGCCGATGCCGCCCACCAAGAGCGAGATGGCCGCGATCGAGGCCAGCAAGACCGACATGGTGCGGCTGGTTTCGGAGAGCGCCGACTGCAGCTCCGCCAGATTGCGGATCTGGAAGGCCTCCTCCTGCAAGGAGGGCGGCAGTCGGCGGCGCTTCACGACGAGGTTTTGAATGGCCTTTTCGGCCCCTTCCATCGCGTCGGGGCTGCGGACCTCGATGTCGATCGAATCGACGTAGTCCTTCCCCAAGAGACGGTGCATGGCGGTGGTGACCGGGATGACGATGACGTCGTCCTGGTCGCGCCAGGTGCTGGCGCCCTTTTCCGGCAGAACGCCGATGACCTGGAAGCTCACCCGGTTGATCTTGATGTACTCGCCCAGCGGGCTGGCTCCGCCGAAGAGATTTTGCACCACCGTTTGGCCCAACAAAGCCACCCGGGCCCGCTGCTTGTTCTCCTCCTCGTTAAAGAAGCGTCCGATCACCGGCTGCGCCGCCCGCATCTCCGCGTAGGTCGGGCTGGTCCCTTCCACCCGGGTGTTCCAGTTCTGGCCGCCGAAGGTGACTTGGACGCGGCCGTCCACCGAGGAAGAGACGCGGCTCACCTCCGGCACCCCTGCCAAGATCTCCTTGGCATCCTCCATGGTCAGGCGGGTCACTGCGCCGCTTTCCAGCGCGACCCCTTGGCTGCGCCGCGAGCCGGGCCGCAACGAGAGCAAATTGGTTCCCAGCGAGGAGAGTTGCGCCTCGATGCTGGCCTTGGCGCCCTCCCCCAGCGCCAGCATGGCGATGAGCGAGGCGACGCCGATCAAGATGCCCAAAAGCGAAAGCCCGGAGCGCACCTTGTTGGCCAGCAGGGCGCGGAAGGCCTGACGGAAATGCTGGGCGGTCTCCAACGGATTGAGGCTGCTGAGAAAGCCTTTGGATTTCTTCTGGGGAGCCTCATTCCTCGCCGCGGCCGGGGCCGGAGAATATTCGGGCTTGAAGCGCTCGTCGCTTTGGATCGTCCCGTCGCGCATCCGGATGACGCGCCGGGCATGGTCGCCGATTTCCTTCTCGTGGGTGACGATGATCACGGTCTTCCCCTGGGCGTTCAGCTCCTTCAGGATCTTGAGGATCTCCTTCTCGCTCTCCGAGTCGAGGTTGCCGGTGGGCTCGTCGGCCAGGATGATCGGCGGATCGTTGATCAAGGCTCGCGCGATGGCGACGCGTTGCTGCTGGCCGCCGGACAGCTCGTTGGGCTTGTGCAGGATGCGGTCGAGAAGACCCACTTCCCCCAACAGCCTCTTCGCGCGCTCCGGCTCGGCATGGTGGCTGGAGTAGAGCAAAGGCAGCGAGACGTTCTCGTAGGCGGTGGTGCGGGCGAGCAAATTGAACTGCTGAAAGATGAAGCCGATGGATTGGGCGCGCAGGTCGGCCAGCTCCTCTTCCCTGAACTTGGAGACTTCCTGGCCGAAGAGCCGGAAGGAGCCGGAGCTCGGCACGTCCAACAAGCCGAGGATCTGCAGCAACGTGGATTTGCCCGATCCGGAGGGCCCCATGATGGCGACGAATTCCCCGGGCTCGATCTTCAGAGAGACGCCGCGCAGGGCTTGCACCTGGACTTCGCCCATCTGGTAGATCTTGCGGAGCTCGCGGATCTCGATCATCGCCGCCGACCCCCGAGGGGCGAAAAGGGGCTGGCGCCGCGGGACTCGGCCTGGCCCAGGCGGGGCAGAACCGGAATCAGCACTTGGTCGCCTTCCCCCAAGCCCGAGCGCAGCTCGACATGCTTTCCGTCGCTCAAGCCCACTTCAACCGTCTTGGCGAGCGGCGCATCGGGATCGGCGGGATTGGGCAACAGGACCGTGTTCATTCCCTTTTCCTTGCGCAAGGCTTCGGCCGGAAGGACCACGACGTCCTCGACCCGGTTCACTCGGAATATGACGTTGGCCGTCATCCCGCTGCGCATGAAGTCGGGCACGCTCTTGGGCAGCACCCACACTTCATAGATGACGACGTTGTTGACGATCTTCGACTCGAAAGCGACGCGCTTCACCGTGCCTTCGATGGGAACGCCGGGATAGGCATCCAGCGTGATTTCGACCGGCTGGCCCAACTTGACCTGGCCGATGTCGGTTTCGTCGACTTGGATGTTGACGATGAGGTGGTCGGACATGACCAGGACGACGTCGGTGGCCGCCACCACTTGGCCCGGCACGACGCTCTTCACGATGATGAGGCCGTTGAGCGGGGCTAAAAGCGGGGTCGGCTTGAAGAGCCCTTCCCAGCGCCGGAGCTCCTCCGGTCCCTTGGCCCGGGCAGCGTCGAGCAAAGCGGCTCGCTCCGAGGAGCTGAGCCAAGCCAAGACCTGGCCTTGGTGGACCTGCTGGCCCTCTTCCACCAGGATGCTCTCGACGCGGCCGGCGATGGGCGGCTTGAGCTCCAGCCGGTTCTCGGGGTAGACGACGCCCGTGGCCAGAACGGTGGTTTCGACCGTGCCGCGCTCCAGGGCAACGACGCGGTAGAGCGGCTCCGCTTCCTTTTTTTGGAACCAGCGCCAGGCGAAGAAACCGGCGCCGAGGAGCAGGATCAAGACCAGCCAAAAGCTTTTTTTCCGCATCATGGAATCGCTCCTTTGCCCTGGGCCAATTCCCAATTGGCTTCGGCGATGAGGGCGTCGCGCCGGGTTTCGAGGATGGTCCGCTGGGAATTGATCAGGTCGTTCTCGACCAAGTCCCAGTCCTGGTAGGAGATGAGGCCGTTGGCGTATTGGTTGCGGCCGATCTCGGCCCGGGTCGCCGCCGACTGGAGGAATTTTTCCTGGACCGCGATGTTCTGCACCGCGTCCTTGAAATCGGTGTAGGCTTGGCGCAACCGCAGGCCGACGTCGTTGTCGGTGCTGCGGAGGTTGTGCTGAACCCGCCGCCGCTCGGCCTGAGCCGCCTTCACCTGGTAAATGTCGCCGCCGCCGGTGGCGAAGGGATAGGTCAAATTGGCTCCCACCGACCACAGGCTTTCGAAGGGCCGCGAGCTGAGCTTTTCCTGGGACACCGTGGCGTCGGCGTCGATCGAGGGATAATAATTGGCCTTGGCCACCCCGACGTCGGCCTTGGCGCCGCTGACCTCGGCTTCGCCCTGACGGTGCTCGGGATGATCGTAGGTCAAGCGGCTGAAGTCGGGCCCCTCCTTCGGAAATTCGGTGTCGAAATTTCCCTTCACCCGCAAACCTTCATAAGCGGTCTCGTAGTTCCGGCCCAGGACCTTGGCCAACTCGCGCTGGGCGACCTTCACCGAGCGTTGGGTCTGGGCGAGGTCGAATTCGGCCTGCTCGAGCAAGGCCTGGTTGCGGAGCACCGAGCCCTTGTTCTCGCGGCCGACGTCGAAGCGCAGCTCGACGAATCGGACGTTCTCCCGCCGGCGCTCGACGATCTTCTTCACCACCCCGAGTTGTTCCTGGGCGAAGAGCAGCCGGGCGAAGGCGGTCTTGAGGTCGAAGCTGACCTGGGCCCGCGCCGAGTCGTAAGCCGCCTGGGTTCCCTGCAAGTCGGCCTTGCTGCCTTGATAGGCCGACTTGGTGGCGAAGCCCGAAAAGATGTTCTGGTTGAGGTTGACCCCGTACTCGAACTGGTGTCGGGCCCCGATGTCGACGTCGATCGTCGGGTCGTCGGGGTTGGGCGAGCTTCGGAAGCTCGAGCTGTTGGAAACGTTGTAGCCGGTGAAGGGAGTGAGGGTTGGGAAGAAATCGCTGCGGGCCGCTCCGATCAGGGCCTTGGACCGGCGGATATCCTCGCGGGCGGCGTGGAGCTGGGGATTGCCGGCGGCGGCCTCGCGGACGCAATCGGCCCAGGTCATGGTCTCGGCAGCGGCCCCGGCCCGAGCGGTCACCAGCAGACCCAAAGCAGCGGCGATTTTGAGCAGCCTCACGAACATTTTTTTCTCTCCTAAAGCCTGTGGGACCGGAAATCCACTTAAATGGATAAATCTCTTTGGGATTAAACTCTTGGGTCCTAAAATCGGGGCATGGACGCCCTGCTTTTCACACTGCTCGGCCTGATCGCGGCGCTTCACCTGTGGTTTTTGGTCTTGGAGATGTTTCTCTGGCGGAAGCCCTTGGGGCTCAAGGTTTTCCGGATGAGCCAGGAAAAGGCCGATAGCTCGGCGGTCTTGGCGGCGAATCAGGGGCTTTACAACGGTTTCTTGGCGGCCGGATTGATCTGGGGAATGTGTCCGGTGGAGCCGGCCTTTTACATCCGCTTATTTTTCCTGAGCTGCGTCGCCATCGCCGGAGTTTTCGGTGCGGCCACGGTGAGCAAGCGGATCTTCGTCATTCAGGCCCTACCGGCTTTGATCGCCTTGGCGATCTTGTTCCTGAAATAAAATTCGTCGCTCGAAAATCTTGCGGTTCCCCCCCCTTTGAAAAAGGGGGGATCAAGGGGGGATTTAAAGCGGTCGCACGAATGGCAATGCACGTTCCGACACCTGCCACCTCTTTAAATCCCCCCTTCCCCCCTTTGCAAAGGGGGGAAGAATGTAAAAAGGCCGCACCTTATTAAAGATGCGGCCCTTAATGTGGGTGATGCAGGGGTCGAACCTGCGACCCGCTGATTAAGAGTCAGCTGCTCTACCAACTGAGCTAATCACCCAGGAAACTTTTCCAATTCAAACGCGCCGTGAGAGATTCGAACTCCCGACCCTCAGGTTCGAAGCCTGATGCTCTATCCAGCTGAGCTAACGGCGCAATCTCTATTCAATTTTCAAATGGGGTGGGCGAAGGGACTCGAACCCTCAACCCCTGGGACCACAACCCAGTGCTCGACCATTGAGCTACGCCCACCGTATGGCCTGAGGCCGACCGTCTCTTTAAGGCCTTGGAATATAAAGTCAACCGCAAAAAGGCCCCCGAAGGCAAGCTCCGGGGGCCCTTCCTTCCGAGAAATCGATCAAGCCCGGAAACGGCGGGCCAAGCCCAAGCCCAGGAGGCCCAAAAGGCTCCAGAGGACGGGCGCTCCGGCGGCTCCGGCGCCCAACGAGCAGCCGCTGCCCTCGATCAGGATGCCGGCCGGGAAATTGCTCGGATCGCAGGCGTCGCCGAGGCCATCCTCGTCGGCATCGGCTTGGCCGGGATTGGCCACGTCGGGGCAATTGTCCGAAGTGTCGGGCACCCCGTCATCGTCGCCGTCGGGCCCGTCGGTCGGAACCGGCGTGGCCGTCGGCGTGGGAGTCGGCGTCGGGGTCGGGCTGCAATCGCTGCCGACTTGAACGGTGGCGCTGGCCTCATTGTCCGAGAGGTCGGGATCGTTGAGGCTCTCAACAACGGCGGTGTTGATCGAATCGGTGCAGCCGGTGGGAAAAGGCGCGGTCGGAGGCACTTGGACGACGATCTCGATCACGACGACTTCGTTGGGAAACATGTCGTCCAAGTCGCAGACCACCGGATCGCCCGGGCTGCAGCTTCCGTCGCCCGAAACCACCTCGGCCGAGACCAGGGTGAAGGGGGCCGGGATGTCGTCGGTCACCAGAACGCTGAGCGCGATCGCGTCGAAGTTCCCGGCAGTGACGGTCAGGGTGTATGTCACCTGCTGCCCGCCCGCGGTCACGATCGTGGGATCGGCGGTCTTGGTGATGCCGAGGAGCTGATTGTCGGCGGCGTCGGTCGTGAATTCGACGCTGGCGGAATCGTCGGTGGTGTCTTGATTGGTCGAGGTCGTGGCGCTGGCGGTGTTTTCGACCGTCCCATCGCCGACCGAGATCAACTCCGCCGGAACGGTGATGGTCGCCGAGGCCTGGCCGGCCAGGGTCCCCAAATTGCAAGTGATGGTTCCGGTGCCGGAGCAGCTCCCCAGGGTGGTGGTCGCCGGGCCGGTCTGGCTGACCTCGGGCGGCAGGGTGTCGCTAACCACCACGTTGGCCAAATCGCCGTCGCCGGTATTGCTGACCACGATGGTGTAGTCGAAATCAATGCCGACGGTGATCACCGGAAACTCGACGGTCTTGTCGATGGTCAGCTCGCCGGGGCTCTGGGCCGAGGCTTGAAGGGGAAGAAATAAGAGGAAGAACAAAAAAGAACCCAACCATAGGGTCCAGGGGCGAAGGCCTTTGGACATGGAACACTCCTTGATCATGTCCGAACCCTCGAGAAGGGGCATAGAAAACCACCGCCGAAAAGCAAAGCGGTTTTTTTGCGAAAAAAAAGCCCCGGCCGCCGAGGCCGGGGCTTCTCGGAATCCATTCAAACTACCGTCGGACCTGGAGCGAGCAACCGCCACCGCCGAGCTCGAAGCCGGCCGGGGTCGAATCGCATTCGTCGCCGATGCCGTCCTGGTCGCTGTCGTCCTGGTCGGCGTTGGCGTCGATCGGGCAGTTGTCATCGGCATCGGGCACTCCGTCGCCGTCGCCATCGGGCTCGGGAGTCGGCGTCGGGCTCGGAGTCGGTACGGCCGCCGTTTGCAGTGCGGTGGAGAGCAAGCCCTGCCAACCGCCGTCCTGGCCGCCTTCGCAGTCATCGCCGGGCCCACCCGGAGGGGTCGAACCGTACCAATCCCAACCGAAGAAGATGATGTCGCCGGAGCCGAAGGGGAAGATCGTCACCACCGAGAAATCGTCGATCCCATCGTTGTAGTTGTAGATGCTGATCGCTTCGGCCGGCAGGGTCGAATCCAGGATATAAGCGGTTCCGTCGTTGTAGGGAATCGTCGCCGGCCCATCGGCGAAGATCGTCCCGGCGGCCTCGGCAGTCTTATTGGAGGTATCGGGGCTTCCCTCGATGTCGAGGGAGAAGCCGAAGATCGTGTTGAGCAAGTTCTCCAGCGGGGTCACGGCCTCGCCGAAAACCAGCAGCCGGCCGCCCTGCTCCACAAAGTCGTGAATGACCGCGATTGCCTCGGTGCTGAGATCCGGCTCCAGGTCTCCCGTTTCCAACTCAGGGATGATGAGGACTTGCTGCCCGGCGAGGGCGGCGGTGAAATCGGCGTCGGTGATTCCCGTGAAAGGGGTCACGGTATGACCGCCGAAGGAGTTGATCGAAACCAACAAATTGTTGGCTTCGGCGCCGCAATCGTCGGCAGCCTCATCGGTGTCGACGTAGGAGTCGTTGTCGAAAAGCGCAACTTGAGTGGCATCGACCACCGAAGTCAGGGCCATCAGGGAACCGACCAAGGCAAAGGATGCCGCCCACCGCTTAATATCACGTATCATAGGACCTCCTTAGAAATGGGTTTGGAGCGAGCAACCGCCGCCGCCGAGCTCAAAGCCGGCCGGAGTCGGATCGCATTCGTCGCCCACTCCGTCTTGGTCGTTGTCGCCCTGATCGGCATTGGCGTCGATTGGGCAATTGTCATCGGCGTCCGGCACGCCGTCGCCGTCGGCATCCGGCTCGGCCGTCGGGCTAGGAGTCGGGCTGGGAGTGGGAGGGGTGCTGGTCTCGAGAACCGTCGACAAGAGCGAAACCCAGCCGCCGTCGAGGCCGCCTTCGCAGTCATCGCCCGGCCCGCCCGGAGGGATCGAGCCGTACCAATCCCAGCCGAAGAAAATGGCTTCGCCGGATCCGAAGGGCAGAATGGCCAGCAAGGAGTTGTCGTCGGCGCCGTCGTTATAATTGTAAACGTTGATGGCCCCGGTGGGAAAAGAGCTGACCAAGATCCCGCCGGTGCCATTGTTCGCCGGAATGGTCGCCGGGCCGTCGGCGAAGATGGTGCCGGCGGCCTCGGCAGTTTTGCTCGCCGTATCGGAGTCTCCCTCGGCCAGCGAAAATCCAAATAGAGTGTTGAGCAAATCAAGGGCGTCGGTCTCGAAAACCAGGATGCTGCCGCCCTGGTCCACGAAGTCGGAGATCACCGCGATCGCCTCCGCGCTGAGGTCGGCGTCGAGGGAGCCGCTTCCCTCCAGCTCGGGAATGACCAAGACCTGGCTTCCGGCCAAGGCCGCGGTGAAATCGGCATCGGTGATGCCGGTGAAGGAAACGATGCTGTGGCCACCGAAGGATTCGATGGTGATCTGGAGGTTATTGGCCTCGGCTTCGCAGAGCTCGCCCTGGTCGTCGATGTCGACGTAAGTTCCGTTCATGAAAAGCGCGACTTGAGCGGCGTCGGCCAAGGAAGTGCCGATGAGCAAGCCGGCCAAGGTTAATAAAGCCAAGCCTCGCTTGAATCCCCAAAACATGTGTACCTCCTTATGGAGTGTGGGAGTGCCCGAACCTGGATCAGGCCCTAGCCGGGAACCTTGAAAGCTGTCAAATGTTCAGATTTCTCTGAACTCCGTTTCCTGCTAATTAAAAGCCCATGCTCGACGCCCACGAATTCCTCAAAGCCTTAGCCGTCGTGCTCTGCGTGGCGGCGGTGACCACCGTCCTCTTCCAGAAGCTGCGCCAGCCGGTGGTCCTAGGCTATATCCTGGCCGGCCTCATCGTCGGGCCCCACGTCCCGGTTCCCTTGGTCGCCAACGCCGGGGTGGTCCAAACCCTTTCCGAGCTCGGCGTCATTCTCCTGATGTTCTCGCTCGGCCTCGAATTCAGCATTGCCAAGCTGATCAAGGTCGGCCCCACCGCCGGCGTGACCGCGGTGGTCCAGTGCAGCATCATGTTTTGGCTCGGCTTCCTGATCGGCAAGGCCTTCGGCTGGACTCTTCAGGAAAGCCTCTACACCGGCGCCATCATCGCGATCTCCAGCACCACCATCATCGCCAAGGCTTTCAACGAGCAGAAGATCACCGGCCACCTGCGGGAGCTGGTGGTCGGTATCCTGATCGTCGAGGACTTGATCGCCATATTATTGATGGCCGTCCTGACGGCGATCTCGAGCGGGGCCGGGCTTTCGGCGCCGGCCTTGGCCGTCACCGTCGGGCGTTTGGCCGTCTTCCTGCTGGTCTTGCTGATCGTAGGCTTGCTGGTGGTGCCCCGGGCAATCCGCGTCATCACCAAGCTGGGCAGCGCCGAAACCACCCTGGTGGCCAGCATCGGCATTTGCTTTGCGGTGGCGCTCTTGGCCTTGGAGTTCGGCTACTCGGTGGCTTTGGGCGCCTTCCTGGCCGGCGCCTTGGTCGCCGAATCGGGCGAAACCGCCAAGATCGAGCACCTGGTCGAGCCGGTCCGCGACATGTTCGCCGCGATCTTCTTCGTCTCGGTCGGCATGATGATCGTGCCCGAGATGCTGGTGAAGCATTGGCAAGCGGTCCTGGTGATCACGGCCGTGGTCATCGCCGGCAAAGTTTTCAGCGTATCTCTCGGCACTCTCCTGACCGGCGAAGGCGTTCGGACCTCGGTCCGGGCCGGCATGAGCCTGGCTCAGATCGGCGAGTTCTCCTTCATCATCGCCGGGCTGGGGCTCGCCTTGAACGCAATCGATGAGTTTCTCTACCCGGTGGCGGTGGCGGTTTCCGCGATCACGACTCTCACGACGCCTTGGTTGATCAAGAGCTCGGACAAGGCGGCCAACTTCGTCGAGAACAGGCTGCCTCGCCCGATCCAGACTTTCGCCTCGCTTTACGGCTCTTGGCTGGACCAGCTCCGCAAATCTCCGGCCAATAAATCGACCGGCGCCGCCATTCGGCGAGCGCTGACCCTGCTGCTGGTGGATTTCGCCGCGCTGGCCGGCCTGATCATCGCCGCCTCGATCAATTACCCTCGAGCCTTGGTCTTTGCCGCCAGCAATTTGGGCCTCAACACTCAATTGGCCGGCATCCTCTATTTCGCGCTGACTTTCGCCATCGGTTTTCCCTTTGCCTTGGGAATCCTGCGGATCTCGAAGCATCTCGGCACGGTCCTGGCCGAAGCCGCTTTGCCTTCGACCGACAAAAACCGCCCCGATTTGGCCCTGGCCCCGCGCAAGATGCTGATCATCACCTTGCAGCTGGCGATGGTTTTGCTGGTCGGATTTCCGCTGCTCGCGCTGACTCAGCCTTTCCTGCCCCGCTTCGGCGGGCTCGGCGTGGTTCTCCTCATCCTCGGCATGGCGGTGCTTTTTTGGCGCAGCGCCTCCAACCTCCAGGGCCACGTCCGGGCCGGAGCTCAAGTCGTCGTCGAGGCCTTGGCCGCCCAGACCCGCAAAAGTTCAGCCCCCCAGGCCGGCAACGTCCTCTCCGAGGTTCAGCACCTGTTGCCGGGGCTGGGCTCGCCGGTGTCGGTGCGAATCGAGGATGGCAGCTTCGGCGACGGCAAATCATTGTCCCAGTTGAATTTGCGGGCTCTCACCGGGGCGACGGTGTTGGCGCTTTATCGGGGCGGCAAAGGCCTGGTCATTCCGGAGGCCCAGGAAGTGCTTCAAGCCGGCGACACCCTGGCCTTGGCCGGCAGCGAGGAAAGCGTCGAGGCGGCCCGGAAGCTCTTGGCATAAAAAGGCCCCGGGCTTGGAGCCCGGAGCCTTCGATTCTTGCCGATGCAAGGGTTGCGCGCCCGGCAGGATTCGAACCTGCGACCTACGGCTTAGCTTACCGCTATAGCTTTCGCTACCCTCGCCGTTTTCAATTCCAGAACGAGGTTTGCAGTCTGGACTATCTCTTCACCTTCACAGGTGCTGCACGTCTAGTCTCTACGGAACCCTTCGAAAATCAGTGGCCATTTGACCTTTTTTTCTGATTATTCTTGGGTGTCCTTACCCTCAAGTTGACTGATGCGTTAAATACAT encodes:
- a CDS encoding DUF11 domain-containing protein produces the protein MSKGLRPWTLWLGSFLFFLLFLPLQASAQSPGELTIDKTVEFPVITVGIDFDYTIVVSNTGDGDLANVVVSDTLPPEVSQTGPATTTLGSCSGTGTITCNLGTLAGQASATITVPAELISVGDGTVENTASATTSTNQDTTDDSASVEFTTDAADNQLLGITKTADPTIVTAGGQQVTYTLTVTAGNFDAIALSVLVTDDIPAPFTLVSAEVVSGDGSCSPGDPVVCDLDDMFPNEVVVIEIVVQVPPTAPFPTGCTDSINTAVVESLNDPDLSDNEASATVQVGSDCSPTPTPTPTPTATPVPTDGPDGDDDGVPDTSDNCPDVANPGQADADEDGLGDACDPSNFPAGILIEGSGCSLGAGAAGAPVLWSLLGLLGLGLARRFRA
- a CDS encoding DUF1304 domain-containing protein, translating into MDALLFTLLGLIAALHLWFLVLEMFLWRKPLGLKVFRMSQEKADSSAVLAANQGLYNGFLAAGLIWGMCPVEPAFYIRLFFLSCVAIAGVFGAATVSKRIFVIQALPALIALAILFLK
- a CDS encoding TolC family protein, whose protein sequence is MRLLKIAAALGLLVTARAGAAAETMTWADCVREAAAGNPQLHAAREDIRRSKALIGAARSDFFPTLTPFTGYNVSNSSSFRSSPNPDDPTIDVDIGARHQFEYGVNLNQNIFSGFATKSAYQGSKADLQGTQAAYDSARAQVSFDLKTAFARLLFAQEQLGVVKKIVERRRENVRFVELRFDVGRENKGSVLRNQALLEQAEFDLAQTQRSVKVAQRELAKVLGRNYETAYEGLRVKGNFDTEFPKEGPDFSRLTYDHPEHRQGEAEVSGAKADVGVAKANYYPSIDADATVSQEKLSSRPFESLWSVGANLTYPFATGGGDIYQVKAAQAERRRVQHNLRSTDNDVGLRLRQAYTDFKDAVQNIAVQEKFLQSAATRAEIGRNQYANGLISYQDWDLVENDLINSQRTILETRRDALIAEANWELAQGKGAIP
- a CDS encoding glycosyl hydrolase 53 family protein; its protein translation is MERHASVEFCERGKRMPQVNPRVFVINLDRDTARMGEIAQNLTSMGVSFERWPATNGKTLVASAEQPCDVDIRGFGPWAAGEIGCGASHIRLWRHIVEQEIPWAIVLEDDARLASPIPTDIGDWDLPDDADIVLLNDRSLAGSVRHPGRRFSYADVPGGAGTDGYMIRLSGAQRLLRVTRPLLNPLDFQMYAHFASVQRADQYPFFWRLPRNPRAGHVELVAYRILPALITHPGLDSTIGNQRHPRARFFCRMLLGLNFDSAYQYYGSGCQAGPAYQISARTPSVHESGGPSKMKLKRPVPFFRGVDFSHCHEDDAPATAAILADHGVDTVRLSVWVGDGKAMSLARTLRRAKAAADRGLRVYIALHYSDTWADPGCQKKPRAWRRHGIGQLIDEVHSYTRDVVETFYRHEIPLSIVQLGNEITNGLLWAEDGGDERSGGRLHPPKSEAQSWQIDDQWIIIAELLKAAEAGVAAGLPFGEEVRTMLHLDRGADIDGALWWLDRSTSFGITSDLIGLSFHRIWHDEATIANLARIRELHAKYPRRPVILSETAYPYRTFTDDKVKNLTGWEFPLTPAGQRRYLESVLSTVRQAPNGAGVFWWGACFTDSRVEPCIDKYRAQVLFDGDGRPLPALSAFSHARKLRATADPARVQRGSLRKEHKGLMSDSDGSRE
- a CDS encoding ABC transporter permease; amino-acid sequence: MIEIRELRKIYQMGEVQVQALRGVSLKIEPGEFVAIMGPSGSGKSTLLQILGLLDVPSSGSFRLFGQEVSKFREEELADLRAQSIGFIFQQFNLLARTTAYENVSLPLLYSSHHAEPERAKRLLGEVGLLDRILHKPNELSGGQQQRVAIARALINDPPIILADEPTGNLDSESEKEILKILKELNAQGKTVIIVTHEKEIGDHARRVIRMRDGTIQSDERFKPEYSPAPAAARNEAPQKKSKGFLSSLNPLETAQHFRQAFRALLANKVRSGLSLLGILIGVASLIAMLALGEGAKASIEAQLSSLGTNLLSLRPGSRRSQGVALESGAVTRLTMEDAKEILAGVPEVSRVSSSVDGRVQVTFGGQNWNTRVEGTSPTYAEMRAAQPVIGRFFNEEENKQRARVALLGQTVVQNLFGGASPLGEYIKINRVSFQVIGVLPEKGASTWRDQDDVIVIPVTTAMHRLLGKDYVDSIDIEVRSPDAMEGAEKAIQNLVVKRRRLPPSLQEEAFQIRNLAELQSALSETSRTMSVLLASIAAISLLVGGIGIMNIMLVSVTERTREIGLRKAVGAKRSDILAQFLIEAGVVSLIGGLLGITLGWTATWAMSRFAGWTAEVSPDAVLLAIGFSAAVGILFGLWPARKASRLHPIEALRYE
- a CDS encoding HlyD family efflux transporter periplasmic adaptor subunit; the encoded protein is MMRKKSFWLVLILLLGAGFFAWRWFQKKEAEPLYRVVALERGTVETTVLATGVVYPENRLELKPPIAGRVESILVEEGQQVHQGQVLAWLSSSERAALLDAARAKGPEELRRWEGLFKPTPLLAPLNGLIIVKSVVPGQVVAATDVVLVMSDHLIVNIQVDETDIGQVKLGQPVEITLDAYPGVPIEGTVKRVAFESKIVNNVVIYEVWVLPKSVPDFMRSGMTANVIFRVNRVEDVVVLPAEALRKEKGMNTVLLPNPADPDAPLAKTVEVGLSDGKHVELRSGLGEGDQVLIPVLPRLGQAESRGASPFSPLGGRRR